The following are encoded in a window of Amaranthus tricolor cultivar Red isolate AtriRed21 chromosome 2, ASM2621246v1, whole genome shotgun sequence genomic DNA:
- the LOC130805622 gene encoding uncharacterized protein LOC130805622 encodes MGVSQSTVFRWKKKKLIRKHTNAIKPHLSDNNKVDRLIYSPSCTLNSMTNTFKFTDMSNIVQIDEKFFYITKEQQTYYLSPGEIEPHREIQSKRFIPNIIFMCAIAQHIFGTNGEVIFDEKIRIFPFTSQVPAQRKSKNKENGVLETKPIQSITKQHIRAMLIDNILPTIREKGPTHKSKTIFI; translated from the coding sequence ATGGGGGTAAGTCAATCCACAGTTTTCAGATGGAAAAAGAAGAAGCTGATCAGAAAACATACCAATGCCATCAAACCACACTTAAGTGACAACAACAAAGTTGACAGGTTAATTTATTCACCTAGTTGTACATTAAATTCAATGACAAACACATTTAAGTTCACAGACATGTCAAACATAGTCCAAATTGAcgagaaatttttttatattacaaAAGAACAACAGACTTATTACTTGTCACCTGGGGAAATTGAACCACATAGAGAGATTCAGTCTAAGAGATTTATCCCAAATATCATATTCATGTGTGCAATAGCTCAACATATATTTGGAACTAATGGTGaagttatttttgatgaaaagaTAAGAATCTTTCCTTTTACATCACAGGTTCCAGctcaaagaaaatcaaagaacaaggagaacggAGTGTTGGAAACCAAACCAATACAATCCATCACTAAACAACACATTAGGGCAATGCTTATTGATAACATCTTACCAACAATAAGAGAGAAGGGGCCAACACACAAGAGCAAGACCATATTCATCTAA